In the genome of Bradyrhizobium sp. CIAT3101, one region contains:
- a CDS encoding substrate-binding domain-containing protein — MRATVNFPAHSGPALPPSLLFRNLSSSAADGALSPSDHAFLRRRGANKLRVGCFICCSGSPGIWGPCATNTAQLAVAEINKRGGILGREIELSIYDAGGPLDGVLSRAKQAVVDDEIDLVIGMHTSAVRVALRKITTANRIPYIYTPVYEGGELTPGVMAIGETPRWQSRPSIHWLADVKRAARWYLIGSDYVWPWQSHRAVKRYIKETGGSVVGEEFVPLGEDNHEPHLERIRAAKPDVVLISLIGTDSITFNRAFGECGLAATTLRLAGAMDETVLLGIGADNSENMFCASGYFPGVGSRANDDFQSRYHQMFGPNAAPIGSLGQSSYEGLRFLEAVANKAGSLAMGPMLAAGRNIDYGGARGPVVVRNGHARMQMYLAEADGLDFKLIKPV, encoded by the coding sequence GTGCGCGCGACGGTAAACTTCCCGGCTCACAGCGGTCCGGCGTTGCCGCCGTCTCTGCTGTTCAGGAATCTGTCGTCATCGGCGGCTGACGGCGCGCTGTCGCCGAGCGATCATGCCTTTCTTCGGCGTCGCGGTGCCAACAAGCTGCGCGTCGGCTGCTTCATCTGCTGCAGCGGCTCCCCCGGTATCTGGGGGCCGTGCGCCACCAACACCGCGCAGCTCGCAGTCGCCGAGATCAACAAGCGTGGCGGCATTCTGGGGCGCGAGATCGAGCTGTCGATCTATGATGCCGGCGGTCCGCTCGACGGTGTCCTGAGCCGCGCCAAGCAGGCGGTCGTCGACGACGAGATCGATCTCGTCATCGGCATGCACACCAGCGCGGTTCGCGTCGCGCTCCGCAAGATCACCACCGCGAACCGGATCCCCTATATCTACACGCCCGTCTATGAGGGCGGCGAACTGACGCCGGGCGTCATGGCGATCGGCGAAACGCCGCGCTGGCAGAGCCGGCCTTCGATCCACTGGCTGGCGGACGTCAAGAGAGCGGCGCGCTGGTACCTGATCGGCAGCGATTATGTCTGGCCGTGGCAGTCGCACCGCGCGGTGAAGCGCTACATCAAGGAAACCGGCGGAAGCGTCGTCGGCGAGGAGTTCGTTCCTCTCGGCGAAGACAATCACGAGCCGCATCTGGAGCGTATCCGCGCCGCAAAGCCGGACGTCGTCCTGATCTCGCTGATTGGTACCGACAGCATCACCTTCAATCGCGCCTTCGGCGAGTGCGGTCTTGCCGCGACGACGTTGCGGCTGGCCGGTGCGATGGACGAGACCGTGCTGCTCGGCATCGGCGCCGACAACAGCGAGAACATGTTCTGTGCCTCCGGCTATTTCCCCGGTGTCGGTTCGCGCGCCAATGACGACTTCCAGAGCCGCTATCACCAGATGTTCGGACCGAACGCCGCGCCGATCGGCTCGCTCGGCCAGTCCAGCTACGAGGGCCTGCGATTCCTTGAAGCTGTCGCGAACAAGGCCGGTTCGTTGGCGATGGGGCCGATGCTCGCGGCGGGGCGCAACATCGATTACGGCGGCGCGCGCGGCCCGGTGGTCGTACGCAACGGTCACGCCCGCATGCAGATGTATCTCGCCGAGGCCGATGGCCTCGACTTCAAGCTGATCAAGCCGGTCTGA
- a CDS encoding MarR family transcriptional regulator translates to MAKSNAPITEHLAYLLAQANREINRQLELRLSKEGVPVEQWRILKVLSDGDGHSMGELADAVLLNHPTLTKMIDRMVSDTLVYRVQDPNDRRKVLMFISDRGKVLCKKLNSLAVDQEEHILESYGDKSTSELKRLLESLIDSSN, encoded by the coding sequence GTGGCAAAATCGAACGCTCCAATCACCGAACACCTCGCCTACCTGCTCGCGCAAGCTAACCGGGAGATCAACCGGCAGCTCGAACTGCGGTTGAGCAAGGAGGGAGTTCCCGTCGAGCAGTGGCGCATCCTGAAAGTACTGTCGGACGGCGATGGCCATTCGATGGGCGAGCTTGCGGATGCCGTGCTGCTCAACCATCCGACGCTCACCAAGATGATCGACCGCATGGTCTCCGACACGCTGGTCTATCGCGTGCAGGACCCGAACGACCGCCGCAAGGTGCTGATGTTCATCTCCGATCGCGGCAAGGTGCTTTGCAAGAAGCTCAACTCGCTCGCGGTGGACCAGGAAGAGCACATCCTGGAGAGCTACGGCGACAAGTCGACGAGCGAGCTGAAGCGGCTGCTGGAGAGCTTGATCGACAGCTCGAATTGA